CCAGAGGATCAGGAACTATCCTTATGTCCAGAGTGTCTGGTAACAGCAAGATGTCGCTGTGCTAGGCAGCATCCTTGAGTCAACGAAGTTCTCCCTTCTTTAATAAAAGAATTACGTCTCCTCGTCCCACAGGTAACAAATCCACTCAACATCCTTGCCAGAACGACCTGCACAGAATAACCTGAAGTATTCTCTCAACAATTCTTGACTTTACTGGCCTGGGTTGCTAGGGTGAAAGTGTCGCTAGGGGTGGCGGACTGAGAACCCGGCGCCGGGCCGGGTAACCCTTTGAACCTGATCTGGATAACACCAGCGTAGGGAAGCGGCAGACTCATCCAGAACCTGGTTTTTTGCCGATCCGGACTCCGTGAAACTCTCCTGCCGCTGCATCCCCACCCGCCCGGATATTTTCAAATCAGTGCCGCCGGAGCCTGAAGGTGAGTCGATTGGCTGCCACAGGTGAGGGTACTGCGGCTTGCTTGCCAAGAGCATTGACCATTGCATAGGTTTCTCTCTTCGCAGAGTCAGGAAAAACTTTAGGGCAGGCAAGAGGCTCACAACCCCTCTTGTAGCAGCGCGTTGAAGATGTATCAGGGTGTGACAAAGTGGTTTTTGTCTGGGACTAAAGGTGGCCGATATCTTTCTGCGTGTTGAACAGCTCAGCAAAGCCTTCCCCAGAAAGGGGGACACACTTCAGGTTCTGCAAAGCGTGAGCCTTGAAGCACAGAAGGGAGAGTTCATTGCCATCATAGGACCGAGCGGCTGCGGCAAGAGTACCTTTTTCAATGTCTTGGCAGGGCTTATCCCCCCGGACTACGGCCACATTTTTCTAAACGGCCAGGAGGTCCCTCATCTCCGCGGGCGGCTGGCGTACATGCAGCAGAAGGATCTGCTGCTTCCCTGGCGGAACACCCTTGACAACGCCATTCTAGGAATGGAGATCCAGGGGAAGGGGAAGCAGGAGGCCCGTCAGCAGGCACGGCAGCTCCTGAAAGTGTTTGGACTCGAGGGTTTTGCAGATCGCTATCCTCGTGAACTTTCAGGGGGCATGAGGCAGCGGCTTGCCCTGATGAGGACAATCCTGTGCAAGAAAGAGATGCTGCTGCTGGACGAGCCCTTTGGGGCCCTGGACGCCATAACCAGACGCAGTCTGCAGAAATGGCTCTTGAAGATCTGGAGTCAGTTTGGTCCCTCGGTGCTGCTGGTAACACACGATGTGGAGGAAGCGCTGCTTCTGGCTGACCGGATATATGTGATGACATCCAGGCCCGCTACCATCAAGAATTCGCTGCAAATTGATCTCGAGCGACCGCGTCGTATCACCCGGCCTGAGATGGTCGACAGCAAAGAATACCTTCTGGAGCTGCTGGAGCAAGAAAACTCGGCATACTGAGAGATGAAAGCGAAAATCATCAATGCCTTATTGCCTACAGTGATCCTGGTATTTTCGGGTCTGTGCTGGGAAGCCTCGGTACGGCTGTTCAAAATACCATCCTATGTGCTTCCCGGCCCCTGGAAGATTCTGCAGGCAATGTGGCAGCGCTTCGATCTTCTTGCCCTCAACGCCCTGGTGACTCTCACGGAGATTGCTCTGGGCTTTCTCCTGGCGCTGATCATTGGACTCTCACTGGCTGTCTTGATTCACGCCTCCAGAATCATGGAGCGAGCCTTGCTGCCGCTGGTCATTTCTTCGCAAACCATCCCGGTGTTTGCCATTGCACCCTTGTTGATATTGTGGTTCGGCTACGGCATAGGCTCCAAAGTTGTGATGACGACCATCATTGTCTTTTTTCCCATAGTTATAAATGCTGTGGAGGGTCTGAGGGCTGCCGACCCGGACACTCTTGCTCTTCTGCAAATCCTCGAGGCATCACCCACACAGATATTCTTCAAGGTGCGGGTGCCACAGGCTCTGCCTTTTGTATTTGCCGGCATCAGGATAGGTGTGGCCGTGAGCGTGATTGGGGCGGTGATTGGAGAGTGGGTTGGCGCTCGCGAAGGACTGGGATATTTGATGATCCATGCAAATGCTCAGCTCCAGGTGGAGCTTGTCTTTGCTGCCATTTTCTGGCTGTCCATCCTGGGTGTAGTTCTCTATGCCCTCGTTGGCGCTCTAGAGCGTTTGCTGGTTCCCTGGAAGAAAGATGAATCAAATGTTGTGTGAGAAAGGGCAACTGCTCTCGTGGGTCTTTTTTAGAAGTCTACTGCCTTCATAAACCGTCTGGTTGAAGGCGGGGCTGTTGTCGCCGCTTCGCTCGGGCTGCCGTCCATGGCAGCCCTCGCTGCCGATGTGCCCAGCTTCTGCAATCTTGCGCCAGCAGGCCACATAGGCCGCTATGACAATACCCCCACCTTCAACCATGCCAACATTTACCAGAAAGGAGGATGGCGATGAGAGGCATGAAAAAAGTTCTGCCAATTCTGCTCATCAGCCTGGTCTTGTGTTGGGCGCCGGCCTCGACAACAGCAGCCACAGACAAAGTAACTTGCATGCTGGACTGGTTCCCGAATCCGGATCATGCTCCGCTCTATGTGGCCCAGGCAAAGGGGTTTTTTGCCAAAGAGGGGCTGACCGTGGACATCATGGTGCCGGCCGACCCCAATGATCCCCTGAAACTTGTGGCAGCTGGGAAAGTAGATTTTGCCATAAGCTACCAGCCGAGCGTGATTACAGCCCGTTCAGAGGGACTGCCGGTGGTTTCAATAGGGGCCCTGGTACAGCATCCTCTCAGCTGTATCCTTTATCTGCAGTCGTCTGGTTTCAAGACAATTGCAGATCTCAAAGGCAAGCGGGTGGGCTACTCAGTGGAGCCCCTCTATCGTGTGCTGTTCGAGGCGGTGGCTGAAAAGGCGGGGCTCACCCCGGCCGATTACAAGATATATAGAGTAGGCTTCAATCTGGCGCCATCCCTGCTGAGCGGCAAGGTAGATGCTGTGGTGGGTGCTTTCAGGAATTACGAGGCCATTCAGATCGAGTTGGAAGGCAAGAAGGTGGGCATTTTTGCCCTGGAAGAGCATGGTATTCCTGATTTTTATGAGCTGGTTGTCATTACCAATCCCGCAGAACTGCAGACTCACTTGGACAGAGTTCGAGCCTTTATGACAGGCCTCAGGCGCGGCATTGACTTCACTGTCAGCAAACCGTCAGAGACCCTCGAGATCTTTATGAAGCTGCACCCTGATCTCAGAGACGAGCTCAATCGTCGGGCCTTTTGGGCCACCATCCCTTTTTTCAAGGGGAGTCCCCAGCAGGAAAGCTGCCGCTGGGTAAAGCTCCAGGAATTCATGCTTGCCAGAGGACTCATTCGCAAGACAACGCCGGTGAACGAGTTGATCTGGATTGGCAAGTAGGGACGAGGTCACAGTCAGTACTCCTCACCCCTAACGCGACCTGTGCCCTCGAGATAGTGGAGACAAGCCATGGAAACATATGACATTGGGTTGGTGCCCGGACCAGTTTCTGTGCCGCCAGAATTGCGGGCGGTTTATCAGGTAGACTATGGCAGTGCAGATCTTGAGGAGGATTTTTTTTCTCTCTACGAGAGCTGCCAGGAGAACCTGCGAAAAATTCTCGCCACCAGAAACCTCATTGCCATTCAAAGCGGTGAGGGGATGCTGGCTCTGTGGAGTGCACTGAAGAGTGTACTGAATCCGGGTGACCGCGTCCTGGCGGTGGCTAACGGTGTCTTCGGCTACGGCATAGCTGATATGGCTCGCCAGTTGGAGATGGAGGTGGAGGTTGTGGCTTGTGCTTACAATGAAGCGCCAGATCCCCAGGCGGTGCGCGAAACCGCCAGACGCTTCGGCCCCAGACTCGTCACTGCCGTTCACTGTGAGACCCCCAGCGGCACCCTTACGCCTGTGGCTGAACTGGGTGACATATGCCGGGAGGTAGACGCCCTGTTTTACGTGGATTTTGTCTCCAGTGGCGGCGGCGTAGAGGTGCTGGTGGACGACTGGCACATTGATCTTGGGCTTCTGGGCAGTCAAAAGGTCCTGAGTTTGCTGCCGGATCTGGCCATGGTGACCGTAAGCGAGCGGGCCTGGCAAGCGGCGGAAAAAGTAGGCTACGTGGGCTATGATGCTCTGGCTCCCTGGAAAACTGCGGTGGCTGAGCGATACTTGCCTTACACGCACAACTGGCATGCAATAGCCAGCTTGCAGCGGGCCACCGAATTGCTTCTGCAGGAGGGATTATCAGAGGTTTTCGACCGCCACCAACGCGTGGCAGCGTACTGTCGGAGGAGGTTGCAGAATATGGGCGTGGAACTTTTTTCTGTGAGGGAGGAGATTTGCTCACCCACAGTAACGGCTGCCAAGATTCCTTCTGGCTGGACCTGGGAAGATCTGGATCAGGCTCTGCGCGCCAGAGGGCTGGTGGTGGGGGGAAGTTATGGTCCCCTGGCAGGGAAGGTATTTCGCCTCGGCCACATGGGTAGCCAGGCCAAGCCTGAACTGGTGGAAAAAGGGATGGATATTCTCCAGGAGACAATCCATCGCTGATATGCTGGTGGCCAGCAAGGTCAGGCCGTTCCATTGCTGGTTTGAAACACTTCGTTTATGGGAAGTTTCTTCTAGATGACGGAATACCCGCCGCAATTTGAACTTTCCCTCGAGGTTTTCAGACAGCTGAAGCAAAGGGCGCAGGTAATCGCCCTTGTCTCTTGCCATGGTGATAAAATCGGCAAGCCGGCGTGACACCTGGACCTCTACAGTTCCTATCCACAAGGACTCTCCAGCATCTTGCAACTGAACGTCTGTCGGCCACATACGCAAGACCCAGCGCTCGTTTCCATGTTCCTGGACGAGTAGGGTGCTTTCCAGACGGCCCTCCTGAAGATTCGGCAAAAGAGGCAGCTCCTGGATGGTGGTGTGGGGAGAAAGCATATTCAGCAAGACTTTCAAATTAATTGACGCTGGACGTTGCCAGCCATGAGCAAGGAGAAACTGGCTCAGATCTTTCAGTGAGCCGGCCCACTGGATGGTGAGGGGTTGTTCTCCTTTGCCTTGCAGGTCTGTCCTCCTGGGGGGAAGTCCTTGCCAGCCGCTTGCCCACCATGTCTGCAATTTCATCAGCTGCACTGGATGACGCTGACTATACAGGCCCAGATCTTTCTGGTGTCTGTCCGCCACGTGCCAGGATCCTACCGTCACAAAGACCACCAGCGTTGCCAGCCCTAGGATTTGCCGCGGCACTGTTTCGTGCCCTCCTCTGATATAGAAGATGCCCATGAGAGCAAGCCAGGCTGAGGCCAGCAGAAAGCCGCCAAGCACGTCGGAAAGCCAGTGAACTCCCAGGTAGAGACGTGAAAAGGCAATGGCAAGAGTGAGCAGGCCAGCAGCTGCCACGAGGAACCAGCGCCAGAAGTTCTGCAGGTCTCTGGCAATCAAGAGGACGAAGAAGCCATATATGATAATATTCATGGTTGTATGACCGCTGGGGAATCCGAAGGCGGTGGTACCATGATACAAGGTTACAGGCCTGGGCAGATGGAGGAGCCATTTTAGCAAGCGGACAATGCAAAAACCGCCTGCTGCCGTGAGTATCCAGTAGAATGCAGCCCGATAGCAGCGCCAGGACAGCAAGATCAGGGAAATTACCGCGGCCACGCTGAAAGTGACCAGTTTATCGCCAAGTTCAGTGACAACCACAAAGAAGTGATCCGCCCATGGGGTCCGCAGAGACTGGAAGAAATGAAGAACTGCCTGATCCACCTGCACTAGTGGATCTCTGGCCAGAACAGCTTGCAAGACCCCCAGAAATCCCCAGGTGGCAAGCAGCAGCACTGCGAGTAGAAAGAGAACAACAAACTCCTCTCCTTTCTGGCGCAGTAGGAGGAAGGAAAGAGCCCGTTTTACAGGAAGCAACACCACAAAGACGGGCTCTTTTTTTGTGAGCCAAGCTCTCAGGGAAGCGAGCCAACGCGGCCCCAGGTGAGCAGTCAGACGGACGAGCTGACGGCAAAGCCAGATAGAAAACCAGACAAGGGTGACAACAAGAAGAATGAGCACAGTCAGACGGGCGCTCACCGCACCGGCAAGGGTCAGGGAGGCTCCAAAAAAGACGCCGGGAACCACGTAGGCGAAGGCCCAACCAATGGCTGAGAGGATATTGACCAGGGTAAATTTCAGGGGCTGCATGCCCAGCATGCCGGCGACGATGGGGATTACGGGCCGCACCGGACCGACGAAACGACCAAAGAGTATGCTTTTACCACCGTGGCGGTGGAAAAAGGTTTCTCCTCGAGACAACATTTGGGGATGACGCTTGAATGGCCAGATGTCCAGCAAACGATGCTGGTAGTGGCGGCCAAGCCAGTAGCTGATGCCATCTCCGGCAATAGCTCCAAGTGTGGCCACTACCAGAGTGGGCTTCAGGGCGAGGCTGCCGGTGGCAATAATGGCACCCACCCCAAACATGAGCACAGTTCCGGGGACCAGCAGTCCCACAAAGGCGAGCGATTCTGAAAGGGCAATAAGAAAAATCGTCCCGTAGGCAAAGTGAGGATGATGCGCAACGAATGTGAGAAAATTTGTCACAGACATGGGATGCACGTCTCATGCAGGCTAGGTCGAGCTGTCTTCAGGCCTGCTGGTCGACCTTGAGGCTGGTGCTTCGTATTGCTGGATGGCCTTGTGGGCCATATGGATTACACCAGCCATCACCACGATACACACTGTGAGAGTTGAAAATACTGCAACATCGTGCAGCAAGTAATGCTGAGCGACTCCGCCAGCCAGTTTGGCAATATGCTTGGCAGCATAGCCAATATAGGTCATGTAAAAAAAATTTGGCACCATACCGATGCACCCCAGAAGAAATGTGCGGTAGTCGACGCCCGAGACGGAAAGGATACTGCTCAACAGATTGGCATTCATGGGAGTAAGTCGGAGCAAGAGTTGCAAACGCACGCTTTTTTGCCGGGCAGTGGCTCGGACAGCTGCGAATCTGGGGTGCTTTGCTATGATCTTGTCGATTCGCTTCCGGAAGAAGCGACCTGAAAGGTAAAAGGCGATTGACGAAGCCATGACTCCGCCCACTGTCATGATTACTGTGCCCCAGAAAATGCCGAACATAGCACCCGCACCAAGCCCAAACAACGGCTGGGGCACGCCGAACATGCTGGAGCAAATCAGGAGCAGGATGAAGACAGCAGGTCCTGATACCGGGTGGGCCTGGATCCACTTTTCGACTGGTGGGATATAAGTGCCCACATAACGGCCGATGCCGGCGAACACGGCAAGACCCAGGGCGATGGCGACCACATGCCTGGCTATTTTCCACGCCAGTTTATGGTCGTTGAAGAAAGGGAGCGATAATTTCATACGAATTTCACAGACAGTGGTAGCGATCACTCCAGAAAGCAGTTGCTGAAACCAGATCCGTTTTTAGGCTAGGACTAGCCCGGAAATTCCTTAATGCAGAGCACTGCAGGGCTGTGATCACCAATATAGCGGTCCTTCCTTGGTTGCCCAGAGTGATTCTTTGGGAGAACTCGGCACAGGCGTATTGTGCGGTTTACCGTTGCCTTTGACTTCGACTCTATTTCCAAATGTACGAGACATGAATCTACTTTCCGGCGCAGATTTTTGCAAGGGCCGCACAGTGCAAGAATTGTCTGGTCACAGAGCAAATTCCCAGGGTCAAGTATTTCGATTTTTAACAATATCACTCATAATATTTTTGTGGTGGTTTTGACTCGGCATCAACATCTTCCGTAAACGTGTAGGGGTGAATACGTGGGTATCAAAGAGCGATCTAGAGAACGGAAAGAACGACTGGTTGCCCACAGAGCTAGAAATTTCGAAGAAGCAGAGCAATGGGATCTGGAATTCTGGCAAAGCCAATCTCCTGAGCAACGGTTGTCTGCCCTGGTAGAAATTCATAAAGAGGTCATGAAGGTCAGGAACGCAGCAGATGATGATCACGGAAGGAACGAAGAGGCCTGACTCGTGATGCTCGGCTCGAGCATCAATAGTAGTCCACCTTCGTCAGCGGCTAATCAATGAAAAAAGTCTGTTGTTACTCCCCTCTATTCAGCAACTCTTCCCCTGCTACCTACTCGGGGCATCCATGGCGCAGCGAAATCCCACTTCTTCAAAAGCTTCCCAGGGATGCCGGAGCAGTATGGCTGGCAGAGCACCGCCTTTTTCGGGAGTATTCCAGTGCCAACCCAGGACGACATAGCTGGTCTTTGCTTTTTTCCCAGTGGTGGATTTGACTATGGTTCCAACACCCCATTCCCCAATGTCCGCATTTAAACCCCGAATCCCATAAACGTTCGGTTCGCCCAGAATGACGGGGGTGGGCAAAAAGGCCGAATCTCTGGATTCTCCAGGCGGTGCTGCACTTTTGCCATGCATCTTGTCCATCATGTTCATCATCATGTCCATGTCTTGCCAAGACTGCCCCTGAGCACCTTGCGGCGGCAATGCCTTTTCGCTGCCGCTCCTTTCCCCTGCTGCAAATAGCCACTCCACTTCAGTGGGCAATCTTCTGCCATAAAAACTGGCGTAGGCAGCAGCTCCATATGCTGTAACGCGAAGTACGGGAGATGCTGCATAGCCGGGATCATTCAATTGAAACTTGCCATCCCGAAACACTATAGGTTCGTATCCCCCGAGCACTTCACCAAGGAGCAGCCAGATGGTTCCATCTTCATGGCGGACTACTCCTCCCTTTATCTGGAGTTTGCCAAGGTCATAATGATTCAGGAACTCCACATACTGGTGATTCGTCACCTGTGTTTCATCCATGTAAAAGGGAGCCACATTTACTGACTTGCCCTGCGCCGACTGCAGATATACGGGCAGAACGAGGCTGCCGCCAGGGACCAGCCGCAGAGTGACCCCATCTTTGCCCTGTAACTTCAGCGGCAGGGAGCCTTGCTGGTCGGCGAGGGGAGTGCTCGGTCCACTCTCTTCACCCGCCTGCATCGGCGCAGTATCGTGCAGCGAAGGCTGCAGTTCGCCTGCTGGCTGTTTATTCTGGTTATAGAACACAAATATGCCGGTGCCCACGAGCCCGACAATAATAAGTGAGAGCATCACTGCTATAAGCTGCCTGTTCCAGCCAGCTGTTTCCGCTGCTGTGCTCGTTGTTAAAGGGGTGGCGGAGGCGCTCACCTCACCGTCGAGCACCTCCAGGAGGGCCTGTTTGAAGACTGCCACAGAGGAGATTCTGTCTTCTCTTTCTTCTGCAGTGGCATTCTGGATGATCTTGTCCAGTTCTTGCAGGAAGATTGTTTCCGTATTGGCCAACTTCACAGATTTGAAGGGAAGGGAGTCGGCGGGTTGCTTGCCGCTGACGGCTTCATAAAGGATCTTGCCCAGAGAATAGATGTCGGCTCGCTGGTCCGTACTCTTCAGATCAAAAAAGTGTTCTGGTGACATATAAGGCGGCGTTCCTTTGACATCTACGGAACGGGTTACGGGACGTAGACGAGATGACCGTGCCAGGCCGAGATCAGCAATCTTGGGAGTGCGGCCATCCAGCAAGACATTTTCTGGCTTCAGGTCGCGGTGAACTATGCCCATCTCGTGTATGGCCTGCACGCCATCGAGCACAGGCAGGAAATAGTCCCGTATCCAGTCCTTGATTGCTTCCTCATCAGGATAGAAGCCTTCCTGCGAAAAAGTGAATCGCAGAGTTGCACCTGGAATGTATTCCATAACAATATATTCGACATGGAGCTCTGCTCCATTTTTTTCTATGTCTGCGGAGCCGTAGTCATAGATTTGCACGACATTAGGATGGCGGATCTGGGCCATCAACTGAACCTCCCGGAGGAAGCGTTTGAGGGCATCCTGGATCTCTTCCGTATCGCCGTCGAGAGAGCGCAGCCATTGCTGGGAAATGATCTTGATGGCCACATCACGCTTCAGATTGAGCTGATGTGCCTGGTAGACCTCGCCCATGCCTCCCTTGCCAATGAGCTCGAGAATTACCCATTTGTCACTGAGTACTGTGCCAATCTGGAGAAGACCTTTCTGATTGCTCATAATGATGCCATTTCCTCAGGCTTTACGTTCATTGGCTAATTTTCTCTTCCTGAATCTACACTCTGCCATACATTTATGCAAGAGGTTCGCAACAGACCAGAAGTCTGACACAAATATGTATTCTTGATATTTTCAGTTGTTATTTGCAGAGTATATGAATAGCAAGATTGGCATATTGGCGGCCCCTTGTTGGGCGGTCAGGCGTTCCGCCGCTATTATTTGGGGAGAGGTGCGAGGAGATGGTGGAAAGGTGAGATTGAGAAAGGGCCGTACGGCCCTTTCTGGTTGTTTGCATAAGGTTGTGAAGTTCTAGCGGTGTCCGCCACCGCCACCGCCGCCTCCTCCTCCAGAGCCGCCGCCATGGTCGCCGCCGCCGTGGTCACCGCTCTCGGAGCCGCCGTGGTCACCACTGTCGGAGCCGCCGCCACCGCCGTTGCCATGACCGCCACCTCCAGCAGAATGGCCTCCCATTTCACCACCATGGCTCCCTCCCATGCCACTGTGGCTGCCTCCCATGTCACTGTCTGACATGCTGCTGTGGCTCATGCCGGCAAAGCCGCGAGGGTTGTGGTGCATGCCGGATGCAGCAGCCATGCCGAGTCCAAGACCATAGCTCCCGGAGCGCATGGCAGTCATGCCGTGCTTGGGTGCGGTTCTATCATTCATCTGGCGCCTGGTGGCTTCTTGAAGTTCACGGGTTCTGAAACGATTTCGCTGCCGTTCGACCAGATTAGTGGGGCTGGCTGATGCCTTGTGCCTGGGGCCAAGACCCAGGATGCTGGGATGCATTCCC
The DNA window shown above is from Deltaproteobacteria bacterium and carries:
- a CDS encoding ABC transporter ATP-binding protein, which produces MADIFLRVEQLSKAFPRKGDTLQVLQSVSLEAQKGEFIAIIGPSGCGKSTFFNVLAGLIPPDYGHIFLNGQEVPHLRGRLAYMQQKDLLLPWRNTLDNAILGMEIQGKGKQEARQQARQLLKVFGLEGFADRYPRELSGGMRQRLALMRTILCKKEMLLLDEPFGALDAITRRSLQKWLLKIWSQFGPSVLLVTHDVEEALLLADRIYVMTSRPATIKNSLQIDLERPRRITRPEMVDSKEYLLELLEQENSAY
- a CDS encoding ABC transporter permease, producing MKAKIINALLPTVILVFSGLCWEASVRLFKIPSYVLPGPWKILQAMWQRFDLLALNALVTLTEIALGFLLALIIGLSLAVLIHASRIMERALLPLVISSQTIPVFAIAPLLILWFGYGIGSKVVMTTIIVFFPIVINAVEGLRAADPDTLALLQILEASPTQIFFKVRVPQALPFVFAGIRIGVAVSVIGAVIGEWVGAREGLGYLMIHANAQLQVELVFAAIFWLSILGVVLYALVGALERLLVPWKKDESNVV
- a CDS encoding ABC transporter substrate-binding protein codes for the protein MRGMKKVLPILLISLVLCWAPASTTAATDKVTCMLDWFPNPDHAPLYVAQAKGFFAKEGLTVDIMVPADPNDPLKLVAAGKVDFAISYQPSVITARSEGLPVVSIGALVQHPLSCILYLQSSGFKTIADLKGKRVGYSVEPLYRVLFEAVAEKAGLTPADYKIYRVGFNLAPSLLSGKVDAVVGAFRNYEAIQIELEGKKVGIFALEEHGIPDFYELVVITNPAELQTHLDRVRAFMTGLRRGIDFTVSKPSETLEIFMKLHPDLRDELNRRAFWATIPFFKGSPQQESCRWVKLQEFMLARGLIRKTTPVNELIWIGK
- a CDS encoding VTT domain-containing protein, yielding MSVTNFLTFVAHHPHFAYGTIFLIALSESLAFVGLLVPGTVLMFGVGAIIATGSLALKPTLVVATLGAIAGDGISYWLGRHYQHRLLDIWPFKRHPQMLSRGETFFHRHGGKSILFGRFVGPVRPVIPIVAGMLGMQPLKFTLVNILSAIGWAFAYVVPGVFFGASLTLAGAVSARLTVLILLVVTLVWFSIWLCRQLVRLTAHLGPRWLASLRAWLTKKEPVFVVLLPVKRALSFLLLRQKGEEFVVLFLLAVLLLATWGFLGVLQAVLARDPLVQVDQAVLHFFQSLRTPWADHFFVVVTELGDKLVTFSVAAVISLILLSWRCYRAAFYWILTAAGGFCIVRLLKWLLHLPRPVTLYHGTTAFGFPSGHTTMNIIIYGFFVLLIARDLQNFWRWFLVAAAGLLTLAIAFSRLYLGVHWLSDVLGGFLLASAWLALMGIFYIRGGHETVPRQILGLATLVVFVTVGSWHVADRHQKDLGLYSQRHPVQLMKLQTWWASGWQGLPPRRTDLQGKGEQPLTIQWAGSLKDLSQFLLAHGWQRPASINLKVLLNMLSPHTTIQELPLLPNLQEGRLESTLLVQEHGNERWVLRMWPTDVQLQDAGESLWIGTVEVQVSRRLADFITMARDKGDYLRPLLQLSENLEGKFKLRRVFRHLEETSHKRSVSNQQWNGLTLLATSISAMDCLLENIHPFFHQFRLGLATHVAEAKYLPCQGTITSPHHQPSGAQSLIQIFPGPARRNLGSRYCG
- a CDS encoding TVP38/TMEM64 family protein, with product MKLSLPFFNDHKLAWKIARHVVAIALGLAVFAGIGRYVGTYIPPVEKWIQAHPVSGPAVFILLLICSSMFGVPQPLFGLGAGAMFGIFWGTVIMTVGGVMASSIAFYLSGRFFRKRIDKIIAKHPRFAAVRATARQKSVRLQLLLRLTPMNANLLSSILSVSGVDYRTFLLGCIGMVPNFFYMTYIGYAAKHIAKLAGGVAQHYLLHDVAVFSTLTVCIVVMAGVIHMAHKAIQQYEAPASRSTSRPEDSST
- a CDS encoding protein kinase — encoded protein: MSNQKGLLQIGTVLSDKWVILELIGKGGMGEVYQAHQLNLKRDVAIKIISQQWLRSLDGDTEEIQDALKRFLREVQLMAQIRHPNVVQIYDYGSADIEKNGAELHVEYIVMEYIPGATLRFTFSQEGFYPDEEAIKDWIRDYFLPVLDGVQAIHEMGIVHRDLKPENVLLDGRTPKIADLGLARSSRLRPVTRSVDVKGTPPYMSPEHFFDLKSTDQRADIYSLGKILYEAVSGKQPADSLPFKSVKLANTETIFLQELDKIIQNATAEEREDRISSVAVFKQALLEVLDGEVSASATPLTTSTAAETAGWNRQLIAVMLSLIIVGLVGTGIFVFYNQNKQPAGELQPSLHDTAPMQAGEESGPSTPLADQQGSLPLKLQGKDGVTLRLVPGGSLVLPVYLQSAQGKSVNVAPFYMDETQVTNHQYVEFLNHYDLGKLQIKGGVVRHEDGTIWLLLGEVLGGYEPIVFRDGKFQLNDPGYAASPVLRVTAYGAAAYASFYGRRLPTEVEWLFAAGERSGSEKALPPQGAQGQSWQDMDMMMNMMDKMHGKSAAPPGESRDSAFLPTPVILGEPNVYGIRGLNADIGEWGVGTIVKSTTGKKAKTSYVVLGWHWNTPEKGGALPAILLRHPWEAFEEVGFRCAMDAPSR